Proteins encoded in a region of the Phacochoerus africanus isolate WHEZ1 chromosome 8, ROS_Pafr_v1, whole genome shotgun sequence genome:
- the SZT2 gene encoding KICSTOR complex protein SZT2 isoform X5: MDANSWQRWLHMHRLVLILEHDTPTPKHLHTPGSNGRYSTVQCRISHSSLTSLLRDWSSFVLVEGYSYVKLLSRGPEQPPSSFYMIRIISKAPCMVLRLGFPIGTPAQARHKIVSDLREEILRLRFPHRVQSKEPTPKVKRKGLGGAAGGSSPSKSPPMLGPQQALSDRPCLVVVHKPLDKLLIRYEKLPLDYRAPFLLTLEPPGPLPLVSGRSASSSLASLSRYLYHQRWLWSVPPGLAPALPLSAIAQLLSILTEVRLSEGFHFACSGEGIVSMVLELPIQNEPPGQAAAEERHTCVVQYILFPPHATSTKDSFSTDDDNDVEVEALEGDSELNLVTEVWVEPQCGRVGPGPESWRHLRDLTYSEIPRALHPRDVACIGSMLSFEYLIQLCQSKEWSPLPPEPRVSDGLDPGGDSCVHETPFRFDLMGLLPQCQQLQMFFLLLAREPEGVPVAEGPCPANDLVLCLLHSCLGQELSDREIPLSAADQAAFLREVLRRTCHSPGAEGLPVEDGGTLKGQRPGPLESLRPASSAQPPQWRCYARLVNPQHVFLTFLPATFPDVQHLAAYGLEGPSQEETRPKFGDGHGASALRGLGGAGAEAAEPQVPILSVTPAGDSAQHPGEPSPPFRRDVQACTGRQASQTEAADGPRPRCPVYIYSCALEALREQLVGVQPPQAPRDLVFRTQFLDQPSPSSAWMEPRHKEAANHCALLQEHAQRCYVRGLFRSLQQAQSVTSQDLLIAVDACEELLQEIDITPFLLALCGHTRGLPHAPPSPGPLSPGLFSSSVEEGPEPRERAVLASESSIETEDLSEPEFQSTRVPGHPDPGLEISLTDVCQLRGEAHDALHSLIQEKFLEISGLHFRTVPSNPHYFFYCPPSSRREDEGPRDTVDRKVSDLEFSEAELMGEEGDTSACCVVTESDPELEVEYRESREPDLGPAGLDSASLSDADTVNPDEDSFSILGGDSPTGPESLAHDLPPLFLHLTCSVRLRGQHSSVPVSSLPTCLGQVLSSLEGPLVGGRVPLRDLSVTLDVFVLTLPLEVELPPTSDPQHHRSTSESSASFPRSPGQPSDDGLGPPLPPPGEDRHPGLSNLAGPHRLAIETTVSEIRWLLEDEMVGALRRGGIPQSPALHRAAAHIHGSPGRPTCLRQTLPLSFVFGPERSLTQFKEEFRRLHLPGHALLEDPDSGFFFVAAGQQPGGSHGGPPSAAWAWHSPEDRAEGVEAGALTASPQVPGSPEDSEGPLLISLPSPSQGGSQPGPSQGLSLMSSQGSVDSDHLGYDGGSSGSDSEGPSETLGEKAPFALRTPPGLAPPQPSLTGLPGPCLPDFWLIVRVLQDRVEVYAHARSLVREDGGPGTECRHLQQLLVRRVGEICREVNQRLLLQDLHDSHVCNSLLVAESEEDLWRSETPYHSRQRAPPPSDDYAADDSCGPRGYLAATMQFVPGHFSCDVVWGTVIRVHSRLKMGPSMGVSRAIQALRSVLNAFSVVNRKNMFVYQERATKAVYYLRLLETSCTERSWDSDTLPPSLALSRSQEPIYSEDTSGPRSPLDVASSRGSDAARPVGQVDRHIQLLVHGVGQAGPEITDELVRVLRRRLDEATLDVITVMLVRNCKLTPADVEFIQPPGSLPSEVLHLALPPSCRPWLPALAWYLRQNLLVFLHSPKYTDSNSRNHFQHPLPPQGGLPDWDIYLYNKPGGQGTGGKGVACITVALVDEGGAPISLASWPPSSPGPPDSLQEEEFEQLTQVTRCSVVPDNSSAPDGAPRLRLDVWGKGNISIVQLEEKLRAAARQALADAVMEFRLLPASLCTEDTASGGLKSGPLETKSPAGRAGTFPPGPGPGEPATPPSKAGRRSFWDMLSKTECGDLGSPKTTDDIVLDRPEDTRGRRRHKTESVRTPGGTERTVGPESGAQRQRRRTTQLEEGEVGALQPVFAWVAQRWMEFMVQIGCASVSRSSTHMVSRFLLPSVLSEFAALVSSMAGDTRVRIFEQQLASEPETFTPCSLGQLGPTPRPAAKRHLLLLGRNFLQWRRPTQQAAKAVQRFEPGGDGNSGRSAPRQRFLLLEVTDKKLQLLTYNWAPDLGAALGRALVRLVQWQNARAHLIFCLLSQKLGLFHHYGQLDFPVRDEKEPNPFLLPTVEAETLIRCASPPLSREQGRLSGSSRGGGPLPLDTFPFDEALRDIAAARPSSSLGPAPRPPDPVAFHGQQFLEIKMAERRELERQMKMENLFVTWQQRSAPASMPISAGELETLKQSSRLVHYCATALLFDPAAWLHGPPETSGPPEGQRRHRPESGSGSREGPASCDSSDGPPPGAREEPWLKELSLAFLQQYVQYLQSMGFVLVPLRPPSPARSTSRLRAMAILGTEGRGSFSCPKAKTDGSPKSSGSPVTTYHLQRALPGGIILMELAFQGCYFCVKQFALECSRIPMGQAVNSQLSMLFTEECDKVRDLMHVHSFSYDFHLRLVHQHVLGAHLVLRHGYHLTTFLRHFLAHHPDGPHFGRNHIYQGTLELPTPLIAAHQLYNYVADHASSYHMKPLRMARPGGPEHNEYALVSAWHSSGSYLDSEGRRHQDDFDVSLLVCHWAAPFEEQGEAERHVLRLQFFVVLTSQRELFPRLTADLRRFRKPPRLPPEPEAPGSSAGSPGEASGVGLAAGPAPLFPPLAAEVGVARARLAQLVRLAGGHCRRDTLWKRLFLLEPAGPDRLRLGGRLALAELEELLEAVHAKSIGDIDPQLDCFLSMTVSWYQSLIKVLLSRFPQSCRHFQSPDLGTQYLVVLNQKFTDCFVLVFLDSHLGKTSLTVVFREPFPVQPQDSESPPAQLVSTYHHLESVINTACFTLWTRLL, encoded by the exons ATGGATGCCAACTCGTGGCAGCGCTGGCTGCACATGCATCGCCTGGTGCTAATCCTGGAGCACGACAC GCCGACCCCTAAGCACCTGCACACCCCGGGCAGCAACGGCCGCTACAGCACGGTCCAGTGCCGGATCTCGCACTCCTCGCTGACCTCCCTGCTCCGCGACTGGAGCAGCTTCGTGCTCGTCGAGGGCTACTCCTACGTGAAGCTGCTGTCCAG GGGCCCGGAGcagcccccctcctccttctACATGATCCGCATCATTTCCAAGGCCCCCTGCATGGTGCTCCGCCTGGGCTTTCCCATCGGCACGCCCGCACAGGCTCGGCACAAG ATCGTCTCAGACTTGCGGGAGGAAATCCTGCGCCTGCGTTTCCCCCACCGGGTACAAAGCAAGGAGCCGACGCCCAAGGTGAAACGGAAAGGGCTGGGGGGCGCCGCCGGGGGCAGCTCTCCCTCCAAGTCCCCCCCCAtgctggggccacagcaggcCCTGTCTGACCGGCCCTGCCTTGTGGTCGTGCATAAGCCCCTGGACAAGCTGCTCATCAG GTATGAGAAGCTGCCCCTGGACTACCGGGCGCCCTTCTTGCTGACCTTGGAGCCACCAGGGCCGCTGCCCTTGGTGTCGGGCCGCTCAGCCTCTTCTAGCCTAGCGTCGCTGTCCCGCTACCTCTACCATCAGCGCTGGCTCTGGAGCGTCCCCCCGGGCCTGGCCCCCGCCCTGCCGCTCAGCGCCATCGCCCAGCTCCTCTCCATCCTCACCGA AGTCCGACTCTCGGAAGGGTTCCATTTCGCCTGCAGCGGGGAAGGAATCGTCAGCATGGTCCTGGAGCTGCCAATCCAG AACGAGCCCCCGGGGCAGGCCGCGGCGGAAGAGAGGCACACGTGCGTGGTCCAGTACATCCTCTTCCCCCCCCACGCGACCTCCACCAAGGACAG CTTCTCAACAGACGATGACAACGACGTGGAGGTGGAGGCCCTGGAGGGAGACTCAGAGCTCAACCTGGTCACCGAGGTGTGGGTGGAGCCCCAGTGCGGACGGGTGGGACCCGGCCCGGAGAGCTGGAGGCACCTCCGGGACTTGACCTACTCCGAGATCCCTCGCGCC CTCCACCCTCGGGACGTTGCCTGCATAGGCTCCATGCTGAGCTTTGAGTACCTGATACAGCTGTGCCAGAGCAAGGAGTGGAGTCCCCTGCCCCCGGAGCCCAGGGTCTCTGATG GGCTGGACCCGGGTGGAGACAGCTGTGTCCACGAGACCCCCTTCCGCTTTGACCTCATGGGACTGCTGCCTcagtgccagcagctgcagatgtTCTTCCTCCTGCTCGCCAGAG AGCCGGAGGGCGTCCCTGTCGCCGAGGGGCCCTGTCCCGCCAACGACCTGGTGCTGTGCCTGCTGCACAGCTGCCTGGGGCAGGAGCTGAGTGACCGAGAGATCCCGCTGTCCGCCGCCGACCAGGCTGCCTTCCTGCGCGAGGTGCTGCGGCGGACGTGTCACAGTCCAG GTGCAGAGGGGCTACCAGTGGAGGACGGCGGGACCCTGAAGGGTCAG AGGCCAGGCCCTCTCGAAAGTCTGAGGCCGGccagctctgcccagcccccTCAGTGGCGCTGCTACGCAAGGCTCGTGAACCCCCAGCACGTGTTTCTGACGTTTCTCCCCGCCACCTTCCCAG ATGTCCAGCATCTGGCTGCCTATGGCCTGGAGGGGCCGTCTCAAGAGGAGACAAGGCCCAAGTTCGGGGACGGGCACGGGGCCTCCGCCCTGAGAGGTCTGGGAGGAGCTGGGGCCGAGGCTGCAGAGCCCCAGGTCCCCATCCTCAGTGTCACCCCGGCTGGCG ACAGTGCCCAGCATCCAGGAGAGCCGAGCCCGCCCTTCCGTCGCGATGTCCAGGCTTGCACTGGGCGTCAGGCTTCACAGACAGAGGCCGCCGATGGGCCCCGGCCCCGGTGTCCTGTCTACATCTACAGCTGTGCTCTGGAAGCGCTGAGGGAGCAGCTGGTTGGCGTGCAGCCCCCTCAGGCGCCCCGAGACCTCGTCTTCCG GACGCAGTTCCTCGAccagccctccccctcctcagcctGGATGGAGCCCAGGCACAAGGAGGCGGCCAACCATTGTGCCTTGCTGCAGGAGCACGCGCAGCGATGCTACGTCCGCG GGCTGTTCCGGAGCCTGCAGCAGGCCCAGAGCGTGACCTCCCAGGACCTGCTAATAGCCGTGGATGCCTGTGAGGAGCTGCTGCAGGAAATAGACATCACCCCCTTCCTGCTCGCGCTGTGCGGCCACACTCGGGGTTTGCCTCACGCACCCCCAAGCCCTGGTCCTCTCAGCCCCGGGCTCTTCAGCAGCAGCGTCGAGGAGGGCCCCGAGCCTCGGGAGCGAGCCGTCCTGGCTTCCGAGTCCAG CATAGAGACCGAGGACCTGAGCGAGCCTGAGTTTCAGAGCACCCGAGTCCCCGGCCATCCAGACCCCGGCCTGGAGATCTCTCTGACAGACGTCTGTCAGCTCAGGGGGGAGGCACACGATGCCCTGCACAGCCTCATCCAG GAGAAGTTCCTGGAGATCAGTGGTCTCCACTTCCGCACAGTGCCCTCCAACCCCCACTACTTCTTCTATTGCCCCCCGTCCAGCAGGCGCGAG GATGAGGGCCCCCGGGACACAGTAGACAGAAAAGTCAGCGATCTGGAGTTTTCAGAGGCTGAGCTCATGGGAGAAGAAG GAGACACATCCGCCTGCTGTGTGGTCACTGAGAGTGACCCAGAGCTGGAGGTGGAATACCGCGAGAGCCGTGAACCAGACCTGGGGCCTGCTGGGCTGGACTCCGCCTCTCTGTCGGACGCAGACACCGTGAACCCCGACGAGGACTCCTTCAGTATCCTGGGGGGCGACTCACCCACCGGGCCCGAGAGCCTCGCTCATGACCTGCCGCCCCTCTTCCTGCACCTCACGTGCTCCGTGCGGCTGCGCGGGCAGCACAGCTCAGTCCCCGTGAGCagcctgcccacctgcctgg gccaggtGCTTTCTAGTCTGGAGGGTCCCCTCGTCGGAGGCCGAGTTCCCCTGAGGGACCTCAGTGTCACTCTGGATGTCTTCGTGCTGACCTTGCCCCTGGAAGTGGAGCTCCCGCCAACCTCAGACCCTCAGCACCACCG GTCGACGTCTGAGAGCAGTGCTTCCTTCCCACGATCTCCGGGGCAGCCGTCGGATGATGGCCTGGGGCCTCCACTGCCACCTCCAGGAGAAGACAG GCACCCAGGACTGTCTAATTTGGCCGGGCCGCACAGGTTGGCTATTGAGACCACCGTGAGTGAG ATCCGCTGGCTGCTGGAAGACGAGATGGTGGGGGCGCTGCGGAGAGGGGGCATCCCCCAGAGCCCTGCCCTGCACCGCGCAGCCGCCCACATCCACGGCTCCCCCGGACGccccacctgcctacgccagacgCTGCCGCTGAGTTTTGTGTTTGGGCCCGAGCGTTCGCTGACACAGTTCAAGGAG GAGTTCCGCCGCCTCCACCTCCCTGGTCACGCTCTTCTCGAGGACCCTGACAGCGGCTTCTTCTTCGTGGCAGCTGGCCAGCAGCCAGGCGGGTCCCACGGGGGGCCCCCTTCGGCAGCCTGGGCTTGGCACAGCCCTGAGGACAGGGCGGAAGGCGTCGAAGCGGGG GCCCTGACAGCCAGCCCCCAAGTCCCTGGCTCCCCAGAGGATTCCGAGGGCCCCCTGCTCATCAGTCTGCCCAGCCCGTCTCAGGGAG GGAGCCAGCCTGGGCCCAGCCAGGGACTCAGCCTCATGTCCAGTCAGGGCAGTGTGGATTCGGACCACCTAG GTTATGATGGTGGCAGCAGTGGCTCAGACAGTGAGGGTCCCAGTGAGACCCTGGGGGAGAAGGCCCCCTTCGCGCTGAGGACCCCCCCTGGGCTGGCGCCTCCACAGCCTTCGCTCACgggcctccctgggccctgcctgCCTGACTTCTGGCTCATCGTCCGGGTGCTGCAGGACCGCGTGGAAGTGTATGCGCACGCGCG GAGCCTGGTTCGGGAGGATGGGGGGCCAGGCACCGAGTGTCGCCACCTGCAGCAGCTCCTGGTGCGGCGAGTCGGGGAGATCTGCCGGGAGGTCAACCAG cggCTGCTGCTCCAGGATCTTCACGACAGTCACGTGTGTAACTCTCTGCTGGTGGCCGAGAGCGAGGAAGATCTGTGGCGCAGCGAGACCCCCTACCACTCCCGCCAGCGGGCGCCCCCGCCCAGCGACG ACTATGCTGCGGATGACAGCTGTGGACCGCGAGGCTATCTAGCAGCCACAATGCAGTTTGTCCCTGGCCATTTCTCCTGTGACGTGGTGTGGGGAACCGTGATCCGGGTCCATTCCCGCCTCAAAATGGGGCCCAGCATGGGGGTCTCTCGGG CCATCCAAGCCCTGCGCTCCGTGCTCAACGCCTTCTCTGTGGTGAACCGGAAGAACATGTTTGTGTATCAGGAGCGAGCAACAAAGGCTGTGTACTACCTGCG GCTCCTGGAGACGTCCTGCACTGAACGCTCGTGGGACAGTGACACCCTGCCCCCATCTCTAGCTCTGTCCCGAAGCCAGGAGCCCATCTACTCGGAGGACACCTCG GGTCCCCGTTCTCCCCTGGACGTGGCTTCCAGCCGCGGTTCAGACGCTGCTCGTCCTGTGGGCCAAGTGGACAGACACATCCAGCTGCTGGTGCATGGCGTAGGGCAGGCAG GTCCCGAGATCACAGACGAGCTGGTGCGGGTTCTGCGTCGGCGCCTGGACGAGGCCACGCTGGACGTCATCACAGTCATGCTTGTCCGGAACTGCAAGCTGACCCCAGCCGATGTGGAG TTCATCCAGCCCCCCGGAAGTCTCCCCTCGGAGGTGCTGCATCTGGCGCTGCCCCCCTCCTGCAGGCCCTGGCTCCCTGCGCTGGCCTGGTACCTGCGGCAGAACCTGCTCGTCTTCCTGCACTCCCCCAAGTACACGGACAGCAACAGCCGCAACCACTTCCAG cacccactcccaccccagggcgGCCTTCCTGACTGGGACATCTACCTGTACAACAAGCCTGGAGGACAGGGCACTGGGGGCAAAG GGGTCGCCTGCATCACTGTAGCTTTGGTGGATGAGGGAGGAGCCCCCATCTCGCTGGCATCGTGGCCCCCCTCTTCTCCGGGGCCCCCAGACTCACTGCAGGAGGAGGAATTTGAGCAGCTGACTCAAGTCACGCGCTGCTCGGTTGTGCCAGACAATTCTTCAG CTCCGGATGGGGCCCCGCGGCTGCGACTGGATGTGTGGGGAAAGGGGAACATCAGCATCGTGCAGCTGGAGGAGAAGCTCCGCGCAGCCGCCCGCCAGGCCCTGGCCGACGCCGTCATGGAGTTCCGGCTGCTGCCAGCCTCGCTCTGTACCGAGGACACAGCCTCAG GAGGTCTCAAGAGCGGGCCGTTGGAAACCAAGAGCCCTGCAGGCCGCGCTGGCACCTTtccccctggccctggccctggcgaGCCCGCGACTCCCCCCAGCAAAGCCGGCCGCCGTAGCTTCTGGGACATGCTG AGTAAAACAGAATGTGGGGACTTGGGTTCCCCCAAAACTACGGATGACATCGTCCTGGATCGGCCAGAAGACACTCGGGGCCGGAGGCGTCATAAAACAGAAAGTGTCCGGACTCCCGGTGGGACTGAGCGGACAGTGGGCCCGGAGTCCGGAGCCCAGAgacaaag GCGCAGGACCACACAGCTGGAGGAGGGCGAAGTGGGGGCCCTGCAGCCTGTGTTTGCTTGGGTCGCTCAGCGCTGGATGGAGTTCATGGTTCAGATTG GATGCGCCTCGGTGTCCAGGAGCTCCACCCACATGGTGTCGCGGTTCCTGCTGCCGTCGGTCCTGTCGGAGTTCGCCGCCCTGGTCTCCTCGATGGCCGGAGACACCAGGGTCCGCATCTTTGAGCAGCAGTT GGCTTCTGAGCCAGAGACCTTCACTCCTTGTTCCCTTGGGCAGCTGGGCCCAACGCCCCGCCCAGCAGCCAAGCGGCATCTGCTCCTTCTGGGAAGGAACTTCTTGCAGTGGAGGAGACCCACCCAGCAGG CTGCCAAAGCCGTGCAGCGCTTCGAGCCGGGAGGCGATGGGAACTCGGGGCGGAGTGCTCCCCGGCAGAGGTTCTTGCTGCTGGAGGTCACGGACAAGAAG ctccagctgctgacctacaactGGGCTCCAGACCTGGGGGCGGCACTGGGCCGAGCACTGGTCCGCCTGGTGCAGTGGCAGAACGCCCGGGCCCACCTCATCTTCTGCCTCCTCAGCCAGAAGCTTGGGCTCTTCCACCATTACGGCCAGCTGGACTTCCCGGTGCGGGACGAAAAG GAGCCCAACCCATTCCTGCTGCCGACCGTGGAAGCAGAGACCCTCATCCGGTGCGCGAGCCCCCCGCTGAGCCGCGAGCAGGGCCGGCTGAGCGGGTCCTCTCGGGGCGGGGGCCCCCTTCCGCTGGACACATTCCCCTTCGACGAGGCCCTGAGGGACATCGCGGCCGCCCgccccagctcctccctgggccctgcGCCCAGACCGCCCGACCCCGTCGCCTTCCACGGACAGCAGTTCCtggagatcaagatggcagagcgCAGAG AGCTGGAGCGCCAGATGAAGATGGAGAACCTGTTTGTAACGTGGCAGCAGCGCTCCGCCCCAGCCAGCATGCCCATCAGT GCCGGGGAGCTGGAGACCCTGAAGCAGTCGTCCCGCCTGGTGCATTACTGTGCGACGGCCCTGCTCTTCGACCCAGCAGCCTGGCTGCACGGGCCCCCGGAGACCTCTGGGCCCCCCGAGGGGCAG CGGCGCCATCGCCCTGAGTCAGGGTCTGGGAGCCGAGAGGGCCCCGCAAGCTGCGACTCCTCGGACGGGCCTCCGCCAGGCGCCCGGGAGGAGCCTTGGCTGAAGGAGCTGAGCTTGGCTTTCCTGCAGCAGTACGTGCAGTACCTGCAGAGCATGGGCTTTGTGCTGGTGCCGCTGCGGCCCCCCTCACCCGCCCGCAG CACCAGCCGGCTGCGGGCCATGGCCATCCTTGGAACAGAGGGTCGGGGCTCCTTCTCCTGCCCGAAAGCCAAGACCGACGGGAGCCCCAAG aGCTCTGGCTCTCCAGTCACCACATACCACCTGCAGCGGGCACTGCCCGGGGGCATCATCCTCATGGAGCTGGCTTTCCAG GGCTGTTACTTCTGTGTCAAACAGTTTGCTCTGGAATGTTCCCGAATCCCCATGGGGCAAGCTGTCAACTCGCAG CTGTCCATGCTGTTCACAGAGGAGTGCGACAAGGTGCGGGACCTGATGCACGTGCACTCGTTCAGCTACGACTTCCACCTGCGCCTCGTGCACCAGCACGTGCTGGGCGCCCACCTGGTGCTGCGTCACGGCTACCACCTCACCACCTTCCTGCGGCACTTCCTGGCCCACCACCCTGACGGGCCCCACTTTGGCCGCAATCACATTTACCAAG GGACCCTGGAGCTCCCCACTCCACTCATTGCCGCCCACCAGCTGTACAACTACGTGGCCGACCACGCCAGCTCCTACCACATGAAGCCGCTGCGGATGGCCCGGCCTGGGGGGCCCGAGCATAACGAGTACGCTCTGGTGTCAGCCTGGCACAG CTCCGGCTCCTACCTGGACTCGGAGGGACGTCGCCACCAGGACGACTTCGACGTGTCTCTGCTTGTCTGTCACTGGGCTGCACCCTTTGAGGAACAAGGGGAAGCCGAGAGGCACGTTCTGCG gctgcAGTTCTTCGTGGTGCTCACCAGCCAGCGAGAGCTCTTCCCCAGGCTCACTGCTGACCTGCGCCGGTTCCGGAAGCCGCCCAGACTGCCCCCGGAGCCAGAGGCCCCCGGGAGCTCAGCTGGTAGCCCAGGGGAGGCCTCCGGGGTCGGTCTGGCCGCTGGACCAGCCCCCCTCTTCCCTCCACTGGCTGCAGAGGTGGGCGTGGCACGGGCACGGCTGGCTCAGCTGGTACGGCTGGCTGGAGGGCACTGTCGCCGGGACACCCTTTGGAAGCGCCTCTTCTTGCTGGAACCAGCAGGACCTGATCGGCTGCGGCTAGGGGGGCGCCTGGCCCTGGCCGAGCTGGAGGAGCTCCTAGAAGCAGTCCATGCCAAATCCATTGGGGACATCGACCCCCAGCTG GACTGCTTCCTGTCTATGACGGTCTCCTGGTACCAGAGCCTGATCAAGGTTCTCCTAAGCCGCTTTCCTCAGAGCTGTCGCCACTTCCAGAGCCCAGACTTGGGAACCCAGTACCTG GTTGTGCTCAATCAGAAGTTCACAGACTGTTTCGTGCTAGTGTTTCTGGATTCCCACTTGGGAAAGACG TCTCTGACGGTAGTTTTCCGAGAGCCCTTCCCAGTACAGCCGCAGGACAGCGAGAGCCCCCCCGCCCAGCTGGTCTCCACCTACCACCACCTGGAGTCGGTCATCAACACAGCCTGCTTCACCCTCTGGACCCGCCTCCTCTGA